CACGTGAGGAAACTCAAGACCAAGAAGGCTCCAGGCGCATCAGGCATCCGGCCCGAAGACATGCGACACTGGTTAGAATTGTACAAGGCAGGGGACAATAGGCGACCATTCCGGCTCCTAACGGAGATTGTCCAGAGCGCGTTCCTGATGGGACAGTTACCTCAGGCGCTCAGTGTTGCGATACTGGTCCTGCTCCCGAAACCGGGAAATGGCGACTTTCGCGGCATTGGGCTGTTAGAATCCATCTGGAAGCTTGTCTCGTCAATTATTGACTCAAGATTGAAGGGCGTCTTGGAGTTTGACAACGCAATACATGGATTCCGTCAGGAGAGAGGCACCAGGATAGCGGTCCTCCGCAACAAGCTGAGCATGCAGCTTTCGGTCAGAAGGAAGGATACGGTAGTGCAAATATACCTTGATTTGACCAAGGCATACAACACCCTGGATAGGGCATGCACACTTGCAATTTTACAGGGCTACAATGTTGGCAACAATGTGATTCGGATTTTGGAAACCTTCTGGATGCGGCACAAGGCGGTGCCACGGGCCAGTGGGTACTATGGTTGGGTTATCAAGGCTACACGCAGGGTCACACAAGGCAATATAGTCAGCCCCCTgatcttcaacatggtgGTTGACTGTATCTTGAAGGCATGGAAGTTAGAATTTGCTGGAATGGCGGCACAGGTGGACGCAATGTTTTATGCAGACAACAGTGAATTGTTGAGTGAGAGTACTACGGCCCTACAGGCCGCACTGGAACACTTTTCGGATTATTTCGCAAACGTAGGTCTCCGGATGAACGTGGACAAGACAAAGTCGCTGGTGTTGGACCCCGGTCCAATCCAGCTTGGCATGTCATCACCAGCCTTCCTTCACACAAAAATTGCCACGGGCCATTGGGTGCTAAAAATGAGTGATTGAGGCTACACACGGTGTCATGCAGGGTGACATTGTCAGCCCCATGATTTTCACAATGGTGGTTGGGGCTTTGAATGAATATGGACAAGACCAAGCCTATGGTGTCCAACCTTGGTCCAATCCAGCTTGACATGTCATTTCCAGCAACCTTCACTGGACAACTGGCAAAGCTGGTAAATCAAGATTATGGTGTGCAAAGAATGTTATCTGCAAGATGTGTGGCCACAACTTTTGCCAAACATTTTGATTTGATCCAAACACTGATACCTAGGTGAAACTTGTAGCAGCAAGGCAGGATTATTCCTGTTGGCAACATATTTACAATGCCAGCAGGGATACATTTTGCCCTATGCAAGGAATCTCCCATACTTTGCCACCCTATGCAACTAGAATTTCTGGATGGCAGTCCTTTGAAAGGTGACCCTTCTTGTTACAGTAGTTACATTTTTGTGTATTGGTTTCATTGGGGACTTGCAATTCAGTTGGGTACCTTGAAGTTATCCCTTACTGTCCTTTTTGTCTGCTGCAAGAGCAAGTCCTCcagtctttttcttgtctGTTGCTGAGCGTTTGAACTTTTGAATCCACAACTCACAAGTTAACTACTTAAGTTTCTTGAATATTGTATTCCTGCTTCCAAGGTTCTTGTATGCCATTACAACCTCTGAGTACTTGCTTGGTAAGTTTCCAATGACATGAGACTTCAACTCAATTTTGGACTTCTTGCCCTGCTTGGAATTTTCTTAACTTCAGATCATTGAACCATTTATCCCAATCCTTCTAAGTGTTGCCCAAAGtgtttttgacaaattttGAATCAAGGTCCAccaagtcttcttcttcttcaggtTTGCATTATTTGCACAGATTGGTCCACACCATACACACATGACCAGGCTGCCTTTAATGCGGTGTTTTGTCCTCAAACACCGCATTGAACCGCATTAAAGGTTTTGAACTCACCGCATTTAAAGTACTAATTTAACTCTATTTTATCGTGATTTACGTAGAGTCAGTAGAAAATAAAACCTCTTAACTCTAACCCAATTTACAGCTCATTTCAATCAAAACACTGTTAGAACATAGCTAATCTATCCTGTACAATACCCCGTTCTCTGCCTTAGCAAGAAGAGCTAAAGAAAGCATTGACATCACAAATGCCAACGCAATTCTGATATTTCATGGAGGCCCATAACGTGTTTACTTCGTTTCAGGGATTGACAATGCTGGTgtcacagcagcagaaaATTCTCAGTGGCTTGATTGATACCTACTGTAGAATGTCCGGGATGGCTGGGCCCCTTGAACAAGAACAGATTGATGCTATCATTTCAAAAGAGCCAGCTGAGAGAAACGGAAGCTATGTTATCACTCACAATCAGGTTCGGTCGTGCCTTGATGGGCTCGGCATGTGGATGATCGAAACAGTCGAAGAATCGGCGTCTGATGAGGAGAAACTTTCTTGTTTGCTGGCCAGCATTGGTAATTTATTTGTGGTTGCAGCAAATGGCATTGCCAACATTGCAATTGTACGCAGTGGAAACAAATCACAGGCTGCAGAACTACCGCCGGAGCTCCCATACGAGCTTGCTGCAAGCAACATGCGAGATTTTGTCAAGACAATTCAGAAGCACCGAACACGATTACAGCGGAAATTTtcagacgaagaaattgaccaaCTTAGTCGAGAGTTTAGCATATTTCTCCGAGCGTACTGAGAAGAACCCTTCTTGCAAGACACTGTATTGCATTCTTATAATCAGAAGAGTACTTTCTCAGAGAGTTGGGCGGCAACTCATGGACGATTTCCGCTCATTCAGAAATTTTGCGGCGGGTTGGCATCGGCATTTCCAAATACAGCGACAGTTGAGTCTGACTTTTCCGTCATTAATTGGGAGAAAGACAACACAAGGCAACATCTTACAGACTTCTCGCTCGAAGGCATTTTGCATTGTAAACAATACAACAATCTGAAGGTCCTCTCGGCTCTAATTAAGGAGTAATCATACGTAAAACCATAGTATTCATGGACTTAAGATGTATATTTTAGGGTTATTTTTAGGGTTACCGCAACGAACCGCATTAAAgatttcaaattcaccgcaaacaagctcTTTGCGGTTGCTTGCGGGAAAACCGAATTAAAGGCAGCCTGCACATGACCATTTGCATTTTTGACATAATGGAAGACTGTCCCCATCACAGATTGGATGAGAAAATTGTGTGCTGTgttgttttccttcttgatcttCATTGTTTCTTCTGATGTTGGTGTTTCTTCACCCATGTGGCTCTTGATAAGAGTTTTGTCAAATCCTTTCTCCTGCCCTAATGCAAGAGCTTTGCTGTACGTCTGTACAACTTTTGGTTGGTAACTGGCAAACTTTGACTGCTTGTCTGTTTCCCTTCAATTTACCTTAATCTGTGAGGAAGctcctaactgtaagttgcTGTGAGCAATAGCAACTAAAACTTTCCTATGTCTTCTTGCAACGGAGTGTAAAAGACCTTGGTTTGCAACTTTTGTAGTTGGACAATAGTGTTGTTTCTTAGAAAACAAGCAAATACAAAGTGTTTATGTCCAGTATTATGAAGTGTTTTTCTTTTATTTAAACTATGGAGAAGCTTTTGGATCCATCTTAGAATGCCTGGCTGTCTAGCATAGTTTGTGTAGTGTTAGTATAACTCAGAAAACTGTATTCATCAAATGCCTGATGAACGGACttattgttgcagttctCTTACATTACGTCCTTTTTATCTGCCTACGAAAGTATTTACGATCCGTTGGCCCTTTGGGCTCGTTTTAGCTAGTTATCGTTGTAGTTTCCTAAAACACTGAGGATGGCCCTTCGGAGAGCCGGAAAACGTATAGAATTCTGTTGAATAACGCGATTTCTGTCATAGAATCCATGTCGTTCGAAGCGTCCCTCTACGAACGATGCGTGTTTCATTCAACACGACAGTACCGCACAATACGAAATGAAGTCATTGGCATTCATAAGCTTGCTGCAACTCTAGCTACAAGGGGAGTCCTCAAATCCACTGAAGAGCAGCTAGATACATCCCGCACACTGCACCAAATTGAGCAACGGGCGCGTCAGTGGGAAGCTACCGGCTCTTTTCGTATTCGCTCTCCGACCAATGCCGAATATGATGTGCTACTTCCACTCAACAGCGTTCGGCCTGCTTTAAATGTACGCGTGGTCAATAGCTTTCTGAATGAAAAGAATGGTATGGTGTACACTATATGGGTATATGACATCGATGACGCGCGGGAATGGTACGCTCCCGTACGTTTCCATCAGGACTTTGTCGACCTGCGTGCTGCCTTGACACCTCTGTACGACGCTGTCGCAAAGATACCGTTCCCCAGAATCGGTCGTTTTAGATTCGGTAGTCCTATCCGCCAGCAAGAATCGGACATTGATTCCTCGGCAAGAGCCTGGCAACTTGAGTCCTTCTTACGAAACGTTGTCTGCATGATCTATCGTGAACGATTACACCCAGCTGCCGCCGAGCTCGCCATGCACGTCCAATCCTTTCTTGGGTGTGGTGAAGCCCGACTTCTAGAACCACGATTACGCGAGTTGCCTGAATGGAGCGATTCAGGTACAGAGGCATCCGTAGATATTTTTATCCGTGGCAAATTGCAACGAAGCTTACAAAAGCACACGCATCGTATTTTTATGT
The Phaeodactylum tricornutum CCAP 1055/1 chromosome 7, whole genome shotgun sequence DNA segment above includes these coding regions:
- a CDS encoding predicted protein; its protein translation is MEAHNVFTSFQGLTMLVSQQQKILSGLIDTYCRMSGMAGPLEQEQIDAIISKEPAERNGSYVITHNQVRSCLDGLGMWMIETVEESASDEEKLSCLLASIGNLFVVAANGIANIAIVRSGNKSQAAELPPELPYELAASNMRDFVKTIQKHRTRLQRKFSDEEIDQLSREFSIFLRAY